The sequence TAGATCATATTTTACCTCAGAAAAGTTATGAACAATCAACTCTCTATTCATTGTATTTCCTGTTTTCTTATCAACTACTCGGCGCCAAATCTCATTCTCGCGATAGTTTTTCCCATCTTTTTGAATGAATTTATGATTCTTTTCCTCAATGTGATAGGAGTATTTCCATTCCATATCACTATGAACAGCTCCCTTAAGTTGTTTCTCTGTTAACCATAACTTTATTTGAAACTTTTGATTCGTTGGATTATAAAACTTAAAATCAATATAATTGTAAAAAACACTTGCTCCACTACCAAACGGAAGAACTCTATGATCGTCAGGAAATGGATCAAAGCTATGATGATGTCTCTCCACCACTTTTAAAGGTGTGTGTAAAACCAACCAATACAATAAATTTGCTAATTGACACACACCTCCACCAATCCCAGTACTAACCTGTCCTTGAGATAATAACAAACCTTCTATGAATCCTTTTTTAGCAGTTGGATTGCCAATCAGCTTCCAAAATGAAAATGTCTCTCCAGGGTTGATCACTACCCCATCCATCTTATTGATACAGAGGTTTAAATTCACAATTTTGTTTTCTTGTAATCTTGTATCTGAGGAACCTAACCTTCTTCTCAATAAAGATTGATGTTTTTTCAAAGTAAAAGGTAAAGTTTGTTCTAATATCTGAGTTGTATAATTCTGAGAGTTCGACATATTTTTAAGATGTCTATTAAACCTTAACTGAAAGATACGCACCTTGTATAATGAGGGAAAATAAGAAAGTACCTTTCTCTTTAATAAAAAAAACATTGCATTGTCTCCGTTTCTATAATTTTCTTTTACATCAAAAAAAATACTTATAGTATATAGTCTTAAAAACAAACAAAGTATATCAGAAGCCCCTCACAAAATACTCACAAATTTTTACAATGACTATGTAAGGAATCTATAATAGTAACTTATTTCAAGACAAGATAAAAGGAAGTTATAATTTCTTATGTACATTAAAAAGCCATTCAAAAAAATCATTGAACGGCAAAAAATAAGTAAAATAAAGTTTTTTAATAAACATCCATTAAAGAAACTTAAGCAAGTCACTCAAAATCCATCTTATGTTTAGGTAAATCTATCGTTACTTTTGTTCCTTTATCTAAGGTTGATTCTACTTCTATGTTAGCTCCCTTAATGGATTCCAGTCTCTTTTTAATGTTTGTCATTCCTATACCTGAGTTCTTCAAATTTCCATTTTCAAACTGATGTAATACATCTTCAGATATACCTACTCCATCATCTTCTATAACTACACGAATAAACTCTCCATGATTATGAATGGATAAAGTAACCTGCCCTATCCCATCTTTTTGAAAAAGTCCGTGTCGAATGGCATTTTCTACAACCGGTTGGATACATAATGATGGAATATGTTCCTCTTCAAGTCCTTCATCAACATGATATATGAACTCAAATCGATCAAACCTAGCTTTTTCAATTTCCACATAAGCTTTAATTAAACTCATTTCTCTATCAAGTGGTACAACCATTGTTTTATGATCCGTATTAAATATAATACGTAGATACTGACTTAACATATTTAGTAAATGAGCTGCTTTTTTACCATCCGTATAACAAAAAGCAATAATGTTACTAATCGCATTGTATAAAAAGTGGGGTTTAATTTGGGCTTGTAAAAACGCCATCTTATTTTGAAAAGCATCTTCCATGGATGTTTTCATAGAAAGCAAGGTTTGGATTCTTGCTATGATCGTCTGTGAGTCAAAAGGTTTGGTAATATAGTCATTTGCTCCTGCTTTAAATCCTAGTTCAATATCTTCTGGTAAATCTTTTACGGTGGCGAATAATAAAGGTAATTCAAGTAACGAATGGGTCTCTCTAATTTTTTGACATAATTCAATACCAGACATTTCAGGCATCATCACATCCAGAATAGCTAAATCAATTTGTTCAAATAGCTCTAATTTCCTTAATGCTTCTTTTCCTGAAAAAGCCGTAATCACATTGTATTCATATTTGGACAGTATATTTAATAAAAGATGTATATTTGATGGTTCATCGTCTACGACTAGTATCGTCTGCTTATACTGTCTCACTATGTCCAGATCATGCTGTGATGTTATAATTTTAGTAGAATTTCCAGTGGATAGAGGTCCAAAATCTCTTCCTTCTACTTTATGCTCCAAATGTTCTGCTCTTGGTAACGTAAAACCAAGTCTAGTCCCTTTACCAACTTCAGACCAATCCACCCAAATCTCACCATTCATTTTTTCTATGAGTTGTCGACTAATATATAAACCTAATCCCATACTTTGGTATCCGTTTTGTGGTGACAAATGATTTAGTTGTTCGAAGTAACCAAAAATCTCTTCTTGTTTTTCTTCCGGCAATCCTATTCCTGTGTCCTCAACATAAAAATAAATCTTCTCATCACTTAATGTAGAAGAAATAGTAATATAACCGGCTTGTGTATGTTTTATCGCATTATGAATTAAGTTATATAGAACTTGTCTAATTCGATTTTCATCTGCGATAACTAAAGTCGATTCATCAATTTCATTGATC comes from Chengkuizengella sediminis and encodes:
- a CDS encoding VanW family protein, producing the protein MSNSQNYTTQILEQTLPFTLKKHQSLLRRRLGSSDTRLQENKIVNLNLCINKMDGVVINPGETFSFWKLIGNPTAKKGFIEGLLLSQGQVSTGIGGGVCQLANLLYWLVLHTPLKVVERHHHSFDPFPDDHRVLPFGSGASVFYNYIDFKFYNPTNQKFQIKLWLTEKQLKGAVHSDMEWKYSYHIEEKNHKFIQKDGKNYRENEIWRRVVDKKTGNTMNRELIVHNFSEVKYDLVIDNEQKEENNI